GGCCCTTTACCGGGCCTTCGCCGGCCTCTACGCCGCGGGAAAACCCTACCGCCTGCCCGCCCCGTAGCACATTTGCCCGCCCCGACTACTCGTCCCATCGCGATATTCTTCTCGGGCCTCGACGACAAGCGGAACATGGACGAGTCCCTGGAAGAAATGCAGCACGGCGAGGACACCCAGAGCGAGGCGGACATCCGCACGAAGCGCCGCGCGGCGGAGCTCTGAGGGCGGCCGCAAAAAAGCCCCCGCCCTTTCGGACGGGGGCTTTTTCGTTCCGGGAAAACGCGCGCCTATTTTTTCTTCGGCGGGATGTAGCGCACCTTCACCTCGTTGCGTACCGGCTTGAGTGAGCGCAGGTAGGCGATGATGGCGTTCATGTCCGCATCCTTGATGTTCTGGTAGTAGGAATAGCCCATCGGCGGGCCCATCGGGGCGCCGTTGGCCCGCTGGCCGAGCTTGACGGCGACCTTGATCTGCCGGTCGGT
This DNA window, taken from bacterium, encodes the following:
- a CDS encoding diheme cytochrome c-553, with translation TDRQIKVAVKLGQRANGAPMGPPMGYSYYQNIKDADMNAIIAYLRSLKPVRNEVKVRYIPPKKK